A window of Carassius carassius chromosome 44, fCarCar2.1, whole genome shotgun sequence contains these coding sequences:
- the LOC132126744 gene encoding uncharacterized protein LOC132126744 isoform X3, translated as MFLNNYLEYTLETIFNDTDSLKNLSIALNASIQVDQITMGPVIISNVSDLQSFVKCAVDFANLTVEMEDGAWVCTGSCKNNSAFCNQRGVCLNQKNGPQCRCYSSPFEKYHGDHCELYSRGAGFYAVLFGCLAAFALLIIVFGVMILVLYRAKSRTSSKRRLSLFDDVFFDFTSRGSIDSDYGIQNLSVTEDSAPGSFSSYHENTPVR; from the exons ATGTTTCTAAATAACTATTTGGAATACACCCTGGAAACAATCTTTAACGACAcagattcattaaaaaatctCAGCATAGCTCTTAATGCTTCCATCCAAGTTGACCAAATAACCATGGGGCCAGTTATAATATCaa ATGTTTCAGATCTGCAGTCATTTGTGAAATGCGCAGTGGATTTTGCAAACTTAACGGTAGAAATGGAAGATGGAGCGTGGGTATGTACGGGATCATGTAAAAATAATTCTGCATTCTGCAATCAACGAGGTGTATGCCTAAATCAAAAAAATGGACCACAGTGCAG GTGTTACAGTTCTCCCTTTGAGAAGTACCATGGAGATCATTGTGAGCTTTACAGCAGAGGGGCCGGTTTCTACGCTGTTCTCTTTGGCTGTTTAGCAGCTTTTGCTCTACTTATCATTGTCTTTGGTGTGATGATTCTGGTGCTCTACAGAGCCAAGAG CAGAACATCAAGCAAAAGGAGATTATCACTTTTTGATGATGTCTTCTTCGATTTTACATCAAGAG GATCCATAGACAGTGATTATGGGATTCAAAATTTGTCAGTCACGGAAGATTCAGCACCTGGGTCTTTCAGCTCATACCATGAAAATACACCTGTGCG ATAA
- the LOC132126744 gene encoding mucin-3A-like isoform X2: MFTATTETEPTTTVQSSFTTATSPMPTSTLESPTSESGSTVQTTMYTTGTSPSSPFTSTEGQRTSDLTSTEISSSTVEQTTSQLVQTTLFSSTIETEPTMTAQSTFTTPMSPITTTTFDSSTSEKSSTVESTSSSIGTSPFSMSIMTEGQRTSELPSTRTEIFSSAIKETTVQQSESTRFTSTTESEPKTAAVSVFTTAFTPISPSTLESSTNESGSTAETILSTTGTSQFSPSTITDGQITSGFTLSIHTLSSSVEQTSQQTQTTQFPPTTETDSMSTSTLESSTLESGSTLETAISTSKSSASPPPLSTTKGQTTSKLTSSITEISSSSIEQSTRQQTQSTQFTSTTETESTMTGQSAFTTAMSPMSTTLRSSTLESSSTVETTLPTIGSTLSSLFTTTEGQTSHNPQTITSAVTAQTFSISTSSQPSPSAETSTQKTSSISTEPHSSATTLISVSTTQSCLENCLEKCNGSPCIFNVTSGECQCQCNPFTFGENCNFVNDSSSITWSESRPTRNANVSLRIMMDYLPGYENVNSSESKKLISILKHELSILCKRADAPNFKDVHIHKLVRGSVIAESTAVYNYPNNDSQIMFLNNYLEYTLETIFNDTDSLKNLSIALNASIQVDQITMGPVIISNVSDLQSFVKCAVDFANLTVEMEDGAWVCTGSCKNNSAFCNQRGVCLNQKNGPQCRCYSSPFEKYHGDHCELYSRGAGFYAVLFGCLAAFALLIIVFGVMILVLYRAKRTSSKRRLSLFDDVFFDFTSRGSIDSDYGIQNLSVTEDSAPGSFSSYHENTPVR; encoded by the exons ATGTTTACtgctaccacagaaacagaacctacaaCAACAGTTCAATCATcatttacaacagctacatcCCCAATGCCCACCTCCACATTAGAATCacctacaagtgaaagtggatcGACCGTGCAAACTACTATGTatacaacaggtacctctccatcttcaccatttacttcaacagaaggacaaagaacATCAGATTTAACTTCAACAGAAATATCTTCATCCACTGTagagcaaacaacaagccagctgGTTCAAACCACTCTGTTTAGTTCTACCATAGAAACAGAACCTACAATGACagctcaatcaacatttacaacaccTATGTCTCCTATAACCACAACCACATTTGATTCATCTACAAGTGAAAAAAGTTCAACAGTGGAATCTACATCATCCTCGATAGGTACCTCTCCATTTTCAATGTCTATTATGACAGAAGGACAGAGAACATCAGAACTCCCTTCAACAAGAACTGAAATATTTTCATctgctataaaagaaacaacaGTCCAGCAGTCAGAATCCACTCGGTTTACTTCTACCACAGAATCGGAACCTAAAACAGCAGCTGTATCAGTATTTACAACAGCTTTTACCCCTATCAGCCCATCCACATTAGAATCTTCTACAAATGAAAGTGGATCAACAGCAGAAACTATATTgtccacaacaggtacctctcaaTTTTCACCATCTACTATAACAGATGGACAAATCACATCAGGATTCACTTTATCAATACATACGTTGTCATCTAGTGTAGAACAAACAAGccagcaaacacaaaccactcaatttCCTCCTACCACAGAAACAGATTCCATGAGCACATCCACATTAGAATCGTCTACACTTGAAAGTGGTTCTACACTGGAAACTGCAATTTCCACAAGTAAATCTTCAGCTTCACCACCACCATTGTCGACGACTAAAGGACAAACCACATCAAAATTGACCTCATCTATAACAGAAATATCGTCATCTAGTATAGAACAATCAACACGCCAACAGACACAAAGCACTCAATTTACTTCTACTACAGAAACAGAATCTACAATGACAGGTCAGtcagcatttacaacagctatgtcACCCATGAGCACCACATTACGATCATCTACACTTGAAAGTAGTTCAACAGTggaaactacattacccacaatagGTTCAACTCTATCTTCACTATTTACTACAACAGAAGGGCAAACTTCCCATAATCCTCAAACAATAACCTCAGCTGTTACAGCCCAAACATTTAGCATTTCTACATCATCCCAGCCAAGCCCTTCTGCTGAAACTAGTACCCAGAAAACTTCATCAATATCAACAGAACCTCATTCATCTGCAACAACTCTCATCTCAGTTTCAACAACTCAAAGCTGTCTGGAGAATTGTCTGGAGAAGTGTAATGGGTCCCCATGCATCTTTAATGTAACATCTGGGGAATGTCAGTGTCAGTGTAATCCTTTCACTTTTGGAGAGAACTGCAATTTTGTAAATGACTCTTCTTCTATTACTTGGT ctgaaagcaGGCCCACAAGGAATGCAAACGTCTCTCTCAGAATTATGATGGACTATCTTCCTGGTTATGAAAATGTGAACTCTTCAGaatcaaaaaaactaatttccaTCTTAAAACATGAG ctttcaATCCTTTGTAAAAGAGCAGATGCACCGAATTTCAAAGATGTGCACATTCATAAGCTTGT GCGAGGAAGTGTCATTGCTGAAAGTACTGCAGTATATAACTATCCCAACAATGACTCACAAATAATGTTTCTAAATAACTATTTGGAATACACCCTGGAAACAATCTTTAACGACAcagattcattaaaaaatctCAGCATAGCTCTTAATGCTTCCATCCAAGTTGACCAAATAACCATGGGGCCAGTTATAATATCaa ATGTTTCAGATCTGCAGTCATTTGTGAAATGCGCAGTGGATTTTGCAAACTTAACGGTAGAAATGGAAGATGGAGCGTGGGTATGTACGGGATCATGTAAAAATAATTCTGCATTCTGCAATCAACGAGGTGTATGCCTAAATCAAAAAAATGGACCACAGTGCAG GTGTTACAGTTCTCCCTTTGAGAAGTACCATGGAGATCATTGTGAGCTTTACAGCAGAGGGGCCGGTTTCTACGCTGTTCTCTTTGGCTGTTTAGCAGCTTTTGCTCTACTTATCATTGTCTTTGGTGTGATGATTCTGGTGCTCTACAGAGCCAAGAG AACATCAAGCAAAAGGAGATTATCACTTTTTGATGATGTCTTCTTCGATTTTACATCAAGAG GATCCATAGACAGTGATTATGGGATTCAAAATTTGTCAGTCACGGAAGATTCAGCACCTGGGTCTTTCAGCTCATACCATGAAAATACACCTGTGCG ATAA
- the LOC132126744 gene encoding mucin-3A-like isoform X1 gives MFTATTETEPTTTVQSSFTTATSPMPTSTLESPTSESGSTVQTTMYTTGTSPSSPFTSTEGQRTSDLTSTEISSSTVEQTTSQLVQTTLFSSTIETEPTMTAQSTFTTPMSPITTTTFDSSTSEKSSTVESTSSSIGTSPFSMSIMTEGQRTSELPSTRTEIFSSAIKETTVQQSESTRFTSTTESEPKTAAVSVFTTAFTPISPSTLESSTNESGSTAETILSTTGTSQFSPSTITDGQITSGFTLSIHTLSSSVEQTSQQTQTTQFPPTTETDSMSTSTLESSTLESGSTLETAISTSKSSASPPPLSTTKGQTTSKLTSSITEISSSSIEQSTRQQTQSTQFTSTTETESTMTGQSAFTTAMSPMSTTLRSSTLESSSTVETTLPTIGSTLSSLFTTTEGQTSHNPQTITSAVTAQTFSISTSSQPSPSAETSTQKTSSISTEPHSSATTLISVSTTQSCLENCLEKCNGSPCIFNVTSGECQCQCNPFTFGENCNFVNDSSSITWSESRPTRNANVSLRIMMDYLPGYENVNSSESKKLISILKHELSILCKRADAPNFKDVHIHKLVRGSVIAESTAVYNYPNNDSQIMFLNNYLEYTLETIFNDTDSLKNLSIALNASIQVDQITMGPVIISNVSDLQSFVKCAVDFANLTVEMEDGAWVCTGSCKNNSAFCNQRGVCLNQKNGPQCRCYSSPFEKYHGDHCELYSRGAGFYAVLFGCLAAFALLIIVFGVMILVLYRAKSRTSSKRRLSLFDDVFFDFTSRGSIDSDYGIQNLSVTEDSAPGSFSSYHENTPVR, from the exons ATGTTTACtgctaccacagaaacagaacctacaaCAACAGTTCAATCATcatttacaacagctacatcCCCAATGCCCACCTCCACATTAGAATCacctacaagtgaaagtggatcGACCGTGCAAACTACTATGTatacaacaggtacctctccatcttcaccatttacttcaacagaaggacaaagaacATCAGATTTAACTTCAACAGAAATATCTTCATCCACTGTagagcaaacaacaagccagctgGTTCAAACCACTCTGTTTAGTTCTACCATAGAAACAGAACCTACAATGACagctcaatcaacatttacaacaccTATGTCTCCTATAACCACAACCACATTTGATTCATCTACAAGTGAAAAAAGTTCAACAGTGGAATCTACATCATCCTCGATAGGTACCTCTCCATTTTCAATGTCTATTATGACAGAAGGACAGAGAACATCAGAACTCCCTTCAACAAGAACTGAAATATTTTCATctgctataaaagaaacaacaGTCCAGCAGTCAGAATCCACTCGGTTTACTTCTACCACAGAATCGGAACCTAAAACAGCAGCTGTATCAGTATTTACAACAGCTTTTACCCCTATCAGCCCATCCACATTAGAATCTTCTACAAATGAAAGTGGATCAACAGCAGAAACTATATTgtccacaacaggtacctctcaaTTTTCACCATCTACTATAACAGATGGACAAATCACATCAGGATTCACTTTATCAATACATACGTTGTCATCTAGTGTAGAACAAACAAGccagcaaacacaaaccactcaatttCCTCCTACCACAGAAACAGATTCCATGAGCACATCCACATTAGAATCGTCTACACTTGAAAGTGGTTCTACACTGGAAACTGCAATTTCCACAAGTAAATCTTCAGCTTCACCACCACCATTGTCGACGACTAAAGGACAAACCACATCAAAATTGACCTCATCTATAACAGAAATATCGTCATCTAGTATAGAACAATCAACACGCCAACAGACACAAAGCACTCAATTTACTTCTACTACAGAAACAGAATCTACAATGACAGGTCAGtcagcatttacaacagctatgtcACCCATGAGCACCACATTACGATCATCTACACTTGAAAGTAGTTCAACAGTggaaactacattacccacaatagGTTCAACTCTATCTTCACTATTTACTACAACAGAAGGGCAAACTTCCCATAATCCTCAAACAATAACCTCAGCTGTTACAGCCCAAACATTTAGCATTTCTACATCATCCCAGCCAAGCCCTTCTGCTGAAACTAGTACCCAGAAAACTTCATCAATATCAACAGAACCTCATTCATCTGCAACAACTCTCATCTCAGTTTCAACAACTCAAAGCTGTCTGGAGAATTGTCTGGAGAAGTGTAATGGGTCCCCATGCATCTTTAATGTAACATCTGGGGAATGTCAGTGTCAGTGTAATCCTTTCACTTTTGGAGAGAACTGCAATTTTGTAAATGACTCTTCTTCTATTACTTGGT ctgaaagcaGGCCCACAAGGAATGCAAACGTCTCTCTCAGAATTATGATGGACTATCTTCCTGGTTATGAAAATGTGAACTCTTCAGaatcaaaaaaactaatttccaTCTTAAAACATGAG ctttcaATCCTTTGTAAAAGAGCAGATGCACCGAATTTCAAAGATGTGCACATTCATAAGCTTGT GCGAGGAAGTGTCATTGCTGAAAGTACTGCAGTATATAACTATCCCAACAATGACTCACAAATAATGTTTCTAAATAACTATTTGGAATACACCCTGGAAACAATCTTTAACGACAcagattcattaaaaaatctCAGCATAGCTCTTAATGCTTCCATCCAAGTTGACCAAATAACCATGGGGCCAGTTATAATATCaa ATGTTTCAGATCTGCAGTCATTTGTGAAATGCGCAGTGGATTTTGCAAACTTAACGGTAGAAATGGAAGATGGAGCGTGGGTATGTACGGGATCATGTAAAAATAATTCTGCATTCTGCAATCAACGAGGTGTATGCCTAAATCAAAAAAATGGACCACAGTGCAG GTGTTACAGTTCTCCCTTTGAGAAGTACCATGGAGATCATTGTGAGCTTTACAGCAGAGGGGCCGGTTTCTACGCTGTTCTCTTTGGCTGTTTAGCAGCTTTTGCTCTACTTATCATTGTCTTTGGTGTGATGATTCTGGTGCTCTACAGAGCCAAGAG CAGAACATCAAGCAAAAGGAGATTATCACTTTTTGATGATGTCTTCTTCGATTTTACATCAAGAG GATCCATAGACAGTGATTATGGGATTCAAAATTTGTCAGTCACGGAAGATTCAGCACCTGGGTCTTTCAGCTCATACCATGAAAATACACCTGTGCG ATAA